Proteins co-encoded in one Amaranthus tricolor cultivar Red isolate AtriRed21 chromosome 7, ASM2621246v1, whole genome shotgun sequence genomic window:
- the LOC130818492 gene encoding uncharacterized protein LOC130818492: MKSIFITQDIWEIIQDGYEQPKDANEEASWDDIKKCQYKQNKRRDHYALSIIYRGVDETILPTIMTATTAKEAWSTLETKYRGSEKVILFKLQSLWGQFDSMQMTDNESIQSYTDRVSNIVNQIRSNEDTIEDVKIIRKILRTLTKKFDHIVAAIEESNKDLSSLTMTELMGSLLAHEERMRKFEKQPIEQAFQAKLKFSNNGKNINGHGNNFQPKKGNFNNRGRGRGNHKNQGSRDNNSYCILCKKNNHNTRDCRYKCKRCTRHSHFEKDCYFRQKE; this comes from the coding sequence atgaaatcaattttcatTACCCAAGATATATGGGAAATTATTCAAGATGGTTATGAACAACCCAAAGATGCCAATGAAGAGGCTTCTTGGGATGACATAAAAAAGTGTCAATACAAGCAAAACAAAAGAAGGGATCATTATGCCCTTTCTATAATATATCGTGGAGTAGATGAGACGATCCTACCAACCATCATGACCGCCACAACTGCAAAGGAGGCATGGAGCACTTTGGAGACAAAATATCGAGGCTCGGAAAAGGTAATACTCTTCAAACTACAATCTTTATGGGGTCAATTTGATAGTATGCAAATGACCGATAATGAGTCAATTCAATCATATACCGACCGAGTCTCAAATATTGTTAACCAAATTCGATCCAATGAAGACACCATTGAAGATGTTAAAATAattcgaaaaatattaagaacTTTAACCAAAAAATTTGATCATATTGTGGCTGCTATAGAAGAATCTAATAAAGATTTAAGTTCACTCACCATGACTGAATTAATGGGCTCTTTATTAGCACATGAAGAAAGAATGCGTAAATTTGAAAAGCAACCAATTGAACAAGCTTTTCaggctaaattaaaattttctaataatggaaaaaatataaatggccACGGTAataattttcaaccaaaaaaggGCAATTTTAACAACCGTGGTAGAGGGAGAGGAAATCATAAAAATCAAGGGAGCCGAGATAACAACTCTTATTGCATattatgcaagaaaaacaatcaTAATACAAGAGATTGTCGGTACAAATGCAAAAGATGTACTAGACACTCTCATTTTGAAAAAGATTGTTATTTCCGGCAAAAGGAATAG